A stretch of DNA from Nostoc edaphicum CCNP1411:
CTCCGAATCTGTCAAATAGTCTATCTTCAACTAAATGACTATTCATTAATACTAAATTAATTCAATTATGAGGTCATAAAAGGTTTATTTATCCAGACAATAAATAAACCTTTTATATAAAACATTAAATTCAAGTTTTGATGTAATTTTTTAAGCTAACGCTAAAACTCTTAGTAAATAATTGTTATCCATTGTTCCAACATTAGTTTAACTAGTGCTTGCTTTGCTCGCTCTTTAATCGTCGGAACTTTGAGAATGCGCTTGCTTCCGTCTTTTTTTGGAATCGGTATTTCTCTAAGTTTGCTATGAGTCCAGGCGTGAGCCTTTTGTTTCAGCAATACTTCAAGTTCAAACCTTTCTTGAAAATTCAGGGAAGCTTTACCATCTACACCTGCTGTTTTCTTACCATTATTTAGCTGGGTTACTTGACGAATAGCTAATAATCTCGCACTTCGGGATTTCAGTAAGCTGTTACGCAGCTAGATTGTATAATATTAGATTAAGTAATTAATTTAGTATCAGCCATCTATGCCAGCAAAAAATCATCTTTCCCAAGAGCAGAAGGAAAGGCTACTAAAAACGCTAAAAGAGCATGAAAATCCCTACGTAAGAGAAAAGATTCTGATTTTATTATTAATGAATGATGGAAAAACTTATCAAGAGATTAGTAAGTTTTTAGATATTGCATATCCAACAGTAGCATATTGGGCAGTTCACGGCGATCCAGATAACCTAGAAAGTTTTTTAGATGGAAGAAGAGAAGGGAACTTCCGCAAAGTTACCAAAGAATATGAGGATTTATTATTAGAAATAATTGAAAAAGAGCCACTAGAGTATGGGTATGAATTTGGTCGTTGGACAGCAGCAAGACTAGCTACATACCTCGAAAAGATAACAGGAATTAAGTTAAGTGGTTCACAAGTTGGGAGAATATTAGAGCGAAAAAAGTACGTTTACCTTTGGGCAAAATACAGCCTAGAGGACAAACAGAATCCTGAAATGCGTAAGGCATTTAAAGAAAAATTGTCAGAATACTTAAGAATAACAAAGGAAGCCCCAGAGCGTTTACAGGTATGGTTTTGGGATGAGAGTGGATTTAGTTTAAGAGTGATAAGAAGAAAAAAACTGGGGGTAAGAAAGGTACAAGGAAACAAATCACAGGTCAAAGAAGAAGAGGAAGAGTAAATATTATGGGAGGGTTACGTTATCACGACAAGAAGAGAATGAATTTTGTGATTAAAAAAGGAAATGCCGATGTATTTTATGAGCAGCTTCAATCTTTGAATAATTTTCTATTGCAAGAATGGATAGAGCAAGGAAATAGAATTGAGACTTTCAATAAATGTTCTGCGAAAATAGTGATTATCTTAGATAATGCCAGCTTCCATAAAAGAAAAGATATTTTAGTTCGTATCAAGGCAGAAATGCCAAATATTATCCTGGAATTTCTACCACCTTATAGTCCAGATTATAATTTGATTGAATTGGTTTGGCATTCAGCAAAAGAATATATAGCTCATAGATTGTTCGAGTCAGTATCACAGCTAGAAGAGTTGTTAAATAAATTGTTAAATGAAGGAGGTCTTATTATTAAATGGGAACGCAAAATTAAAAATAAAGGTAATGCTGTTTATTAAATTTAGCTGCGTAACAGCTTATCAGCTTTTGAAGACTGTTGGCTCGTTTCCGGTCGCCTTCTCGAATAGCTTTCCACAATCTGCATTGTAGGCGGAATAAATTTTTCCGTAGTTTCTTCCACGGGATTTTTATCCAGAGTTCACTATCACTATTGCTAGTCATGTGCCTAACTATACTCTTCTTTGCAATGAAAGTGTTCTGATTGCCTCGAAGCAATTACGCTTCGTCTTACCCGATGTGAGGAGTTCCGTATCTCGTCTTACCTACTAGGGTTTCGACCAGTCCCCAGACCTCAACATCGTTTTTACTCGTTCCAAACCTGAGATTTACGATAACGTAGGACAGACCACTTCGCCTATACTCATCTCAAGGGTTTTGCGGCTAAAACGCATATATTGCCGCGAGATTAGAGTATGAAGTCAGTATAATTTATTCAGATTACCGCTTGGGCATCAGACGCTTTTATAGGTCTTGTTTATCCGTATTAAGCTAGCTAATGAGCATTTAAGTTGCATAACACCAGGGCTGAAGCCCTTACTACAAGCGAATCAGTCTGGAAAAATGAATGACGATTAGCTTATCTCCTCATTAGCGCCAGTGTGCCTGATCTGCTTTGGCTCTGATTGCGCCCTGTTCCCAGCTTCAGTCTCCGAAATTCCGAGTTCGGTCGCTGTGGGCAGGTCGGGAGTCACTACTACCCTTGTAGGAGAGGACTTTCACCTCTATCCCAGGTTTAGTTATAAGATTTTCAAGGTTCTGTTCCTTGAGGTTCTCACCCTAAGTTATGTATTAGCTTAGGAACGAGTTACACATGCGTTTGCCCTGGGCATTATTGACCTTAAGGCTCATTATCGTGGCTTTCGATATATCCATGAAATCTTAAAAATGCTTCCAGAAATTCCTGAGCCTATTTTATTAAACCAGATTTTTGCCAAGCTTACTTCTTTAGGACGCATTCATCCCGTTTCTACTGGCGTTGAACCCTCGTAATTTGGCAGAGGTATTGTAAGAATACGGTTTTTTCGACGATAATCACTTTTACAGATATCAATCATCGAGCGATTGCAAAACTTTTCGGTCTACTGATTGTGACTACTTAACATTCCTAAGAGGTTCCCTCCAAAAATACTAGGTGTTTTATTAATCGTCAGCAATCGCTGCTTGTA
This window harbors:
- a CDS encoding reverse transcriptase N-terminal domain-containing protein, giving the protein MTSNSDSELWIKIPWKKLRKNLFRLQCRLWKAIREGDRKRANSLQKLISCYAAKFNKQHYLYF